The Magnolia sinica isolate HGM2019 chromosome 10, MsV1, whole genome shotgun sequence genome includes a window with the following:
- the LOC131257916 gene encoding uncharacterized protein LOC131257916 isoform X2: MSLTNVTALQVLDLSNNKLTGGVPDNGTFSLFTPISPMGFPRFFSSQQEIRTLIRLLLIQIEQWWHSTNSSRSMHHLSSSRDQSQLQRQRTRARRAVAMTT; encoded by the exons ATGTCTTTGACAAATGTCACTGCACTGCAAGTTCT GGATCTATCCAACAACAAGCTAACAGGGGGAGTTCCAGATAATGGGACATTTTCACTATTCACTCCCATCAG TCCGATGGGTTTCCCACGCTTCTTTTCTTCCCAGCAGGAAATAAGAACTTTGATCCG ATTACTGTTGATACAGATCGAACAGTGGTGGCATTCTACAAATTCTTCAAGAAGCATGCATCACCTTTCAAGCTCCAGAGACCAGTCTCAGCTGCAAAGACAGAGGACAAGAGCCAGAAGAGCAGTAGCAATGACGACATGA
- the LOC131257916 gene encoding protein-tyrosine sulfotransferase-like isoform X3 has product MLYVGLTEEHKESAAMFANVVGVQVLSLLEALNSRTNQAVNNRTELTSSFPESEHDSSNQLRDSIDGQKLTETPSVKKIETADENVRPF; this is encoded by the exons ATGTTATATGTTGGGCTTACTGAGGAACACAAGGAGTCCGCGGCGATGTTTGCAAATGTGGTTGGTGTGCAGGTGCTTTCCTTGTTGGAAGCCTTGAATTCTCGTACCAATCAAGCAGTTAACAACAGAACAG AGCTGACCTCTTCTTTTCCAGAGTCTGAGCACGATAGTTCAAATCAGCTGCGG GACAGCATCGATGGACAAAAGTTGACAGAAACTCCTTCAGTCAAAAAAATTGAAACTGCTGATGAAAATGTAAGACCATTTTAA
- the LOC131257916 gene encoding protein disulfide isomerase-like 1-3 isoform X4 — translation MTELTLAYVQSDGFPTLLFFPAGNKNFDPITVDTDRTVVAFYKFFKKHASPFKLQRPVSAAKTEDKSQKSSSNDDMKDEL, via the exons ATGACAGAACTCACTCTAGCTTATGTCCAG TCCGATGGGTTTCCCACGCTTCTTTTCTTCCCAGCAGGAAATAAGAACTTTGATCCG ATTACTGTTGATACAGATCGAACAGTGGTGGCATTCTACAAATTCTTCAAGAAGCATGCATCACCTTTCAAGCTCCAGAGACCAGTCTCAGCTGCAAAGACAGAGGACAAGAGCCAGAAGAGCAGTAGCAATGACGACATGAAGGATGAGttgtga
- the LOC131257916 gene encoding protein-tyrosine sulfotransferase-like isoform X1, whose product MVAGLTNNSCLAESHKVRHCVRKHPVLGQHVLDVAKKRLDNMLYVGLTEEHKESAAMFANVVGVQVLSLLEALNSRTNQAVNNRTELTSSFPESEHDSSNQLRDSIDGQKLTETPSVKKIETADENVRPF is encoded by the exons ATG GTGGCAGGGTTGACGAACAACTCTTGTTTAGCAGAATCACACAAAGTGCGTCACTGTGTGAGGAAGCATCCTGTACTTGGCCAACATGTGCTTGATGTTGCAAAG AAGAGATTGGACAACATGTTATATGTTGGGCTTACTGAGGAACACAAGGAGTCCGCGGCGATGTTTGCAAATGTGGTTGGTGTGCAGGTGCTTTCCTTGTTGGAAGCCTTGAATTCTCGTACCAATCAAGCAGTTAACAACAGAACAG AGCTGACCTCTTCTTTTCCAGAGTCTGAGCACGATAGTTCAAATCAGCTGCGG GACAGCATCGATGGACAAAAGTTGACAGAAACTCCTTCAGTCAAAAAAATTGAAACTGCTGATGAAAATGTAAGACCATTTTAA